The Chaetodon trifascialis isolate fChaTrf1 chromosome 11, fChaTrf1.hap1, whole genome shotgun sequence nucleotide sequence TCCCTAAATAAACCACTGAAATCATTCCACTGCCTCTACTATCTGCATCTGGGTCTTTGCCCAGTTGCCAACATTTCAAGAGAACGGACTGACCAAACGTAGACCAAAGTACGAACTTTTCAGTGCTTGACCTGCTGAACAACACCTCCAGTATTGAGCACAGCGAGGCCGCCATTGGCTCTGCCTCCTAGCCATTATGTCACCATGGTATTTTCTTGGGGTACCAAGGAGTCCTCATAAAAAGACGTTGCCATTGGCTATCTCGTACCACAGAACCCCAGTCGGTGGCCCTTGCCAACACACAGTCAGTCTGCCCTGACCTACAGCTGGATAATTAGTTGCCAGGTGGATCCTTAGACTGGTCCTACCTACATTGTGGACCTCCAGTGGAACCTCCAGAGCAGTCCTACCTATGTCACTGAACTCCAGAGGGACGTCCAGAGTGGTCCACCTACATCACCAACCTGTCCTCCAGAGCTGCTCTGCCTGCCTGGTCTCTACCCTGCCCCCCAGTCGCCTGCCTGTGCTCTCCTGCACCACCCCTGTCCAGCCAACAGGCCGGCTGCCTGAGGTCCTTGGCTCTTCAGTTCCCAGGCTGAATCCTTCCTCCAGCCCCCttcccacctcccctcccctggCTACTGACGTTGCCTCTCGTTGGTAAGTCTATTGGTTGCACTATTCTGTAGTGCAACCACGCTATGATTCAAATAACAATGGACATGGATTGGCAGTTTCGTATAACTTATATAATATGCTCTGTGAACTTGAAGGTTAAAAAGCAAAGTAGCAGTTGAATTGCAATTATGTCATGATtttaactgtaaaatgaaaacaggagaagagcatttctaaaaaaaaataaataaatgtagaggGAATGATGGATGTTGAAAAGCTGACAGTACACCACAATGCTTCAATAGTAACTTTATTAATTAACACATATTATCAatgaatatatatacatatattttggTTTCCAGAATCATCATTGGGATTCCTCTTTGCCTGCATAAGTATGTtagatttacatttcaaaatttcCTGAGCTGCATTCATCAACCCTTTTTGGCAGCAATAAGACTTCTGATAAACCCACACTACACAATCTGCCTGGCACCAAACAGGTGTCAGAGTGGCTGGTCTGTGGCTGTCTGGTCAAGTATCTTGAGCTGTCAGCAGTCAACAAATGATTAACTCAGACACACACGAAAAAGATATTTTCAGTTCCTGTTTCCCTGAATATTATATTATCCAAGCTTAATGATTATTTGATTAGTCTCCATTTTTTATTGTAACATCTCCTGCAGCAATGATTAACTGTTTTACTTACAGAGGGAATAACAAATGGCCAGTGAAAGTGCTGTGTTTATACTCGTTATCAAAAATCCAGGTACCTTTCCAGAGTTTCACTTGCACCCTTTCTCCCCAGTTAAGCTTTAGAATCATGCTATTGGTTGCTGTCTCATAGCGGTTTCCAGATGCATGGTTGTACAAAGAAACCACCTGTCTTCCGTTCTTCATCAGTCGCAGCCCCATTGGTTTAGTTGATAAATTATGGCCAGTAAAGCTGAAGTAGTAGACTCCTTTAACTGGAGCGGTGAAAACGCCTGGTAATGATCAACAGAGACAGTTACATCATATGCCACCTCAGCTGTTATGCTCTCATTTTATCAAGATGAGCCCATATTCTGTATCTATGGAATCGTTATGGTAAGTTTACCTGTTCTGGAGTTGTATGAGCCTGTATTGTGGAAGACATTCTTGTAGATCATCGTGACCTCAGAGTTAAAAGGTCCATAATTTCCAGAAAGGCCAGTAGATGCTCCAAATGCCACCTGCTTATCTTGAGAGATTACATGAAAATGGAagtttattatatttattttgtttaactAAACCTGATGCAacctgaaaacaatgaaaagatcaaagacagaataaaaaccTAGAATTTAGGGACAGTATGTTCTTACCTTTGGCCTCTTTTTTCAGATCCTCTAATTCTTTCTCAATGTTTGTCACCTTGTCCTCCAGTTCTTTTACAGTGGTAGCAAGTTTGCAAAAGGCTTCCTGGGTCACTGTTGCGTTACCAGCACAGTCACTAGTTGGTATGATGTTGGCAACCTCTATGTTATTACTCAGCTGTGTATGTGGATCCAGCTGCTGGACCTCACCCACACTAAGAGAGAAGAGGCATAAAGTCAACACAGTCACTGAGGTCTTCATCTTTCAGTTACTTCTGTTCATCTTGATTGGCTCTCCCGACTCTGCTTTATATACCACATGAAGTTTAAATGTCCTTGAATGtacagaaaatgaaaggctgTTATCTTCTGATGGACCACAATAAAGAAATTCTTATCAGGGGTATAATATGATGCAAGGCCTCTTtggctattttatttattaccGTTGGTCAACAAAACCACTGATAATTATTTACAgtcatcttttttcttcatttaaaagaTAAGGCTTGCTGGacatttctatatttttcttattgtcagcaaTTCCCAAGATAAGACTTATACTACAATTAATTGATCTTACCGAAGTACTGTCTTTGCAGCCAATGCCTGATTTAAGTTTTTGCTCTGCATAGTAGACCTCCATCATTGTCCAAAAATTATTAATTACAAGTCAATGagtcacactgttgcactggatgACTTCGTTAGAATGAGTTTGGGCACTGCAGTCAGTCCCACAAACACCATCCTGTTGCCTTAAATACTGTAATGTTAAATTGTGTAATGGTAAATTGGATCACCATTACACTCTAGAATTCAACAATTTGAGGTAAATGCTGAAATTAGCATGTTAATACgctcaaaatgaaaatgccaGCATAATGATGTTTCAGAGGTTTAATGATTATTATGTTCATTTTAGAAGCATGGATTTTTGTACCTAATTTCATTGCAATCAATAAGTActtgttgagacattttactTAACATCACTTTATGGCTCAGCCCTTCAAGCAATGAATTAGAATAATCTAACTGCAATGAAATAAAGGCATGGATGACCCTCTCGAGAtcagcctgagagagaaaaggcctGATCTTTGTGATGCTCCTTAATTGATAGAAACATGATTGagcaaaatatgttttgttttgttttgttttgttttgttttgttttgttttgttttgttttgttttgttttgttttgttttgttttgtaaaaggTCACTGTCAATTATCACGGCCAGGTATCTGGCTGCAGGTTTGGTACATGAAGACAAGAATGTCTTCAAGATGTTTCTGTTAAATAGGGATGGATTATGGGAAACCCAGCCCCCCTGAAAGGCAAGATAAAAAAGGATTACTATTGTCATCTTCATTGGTTTGTAATGGGACAAATCTCGGTTTTATCTGCATAATAATGGTCCTGgattttgtatgtttgtttatgaTATGTCCCAGTGGCAGCCTGtatggacagaaaaaaagggcCCAAGGATGGAGTCATGGGGAACTCCACTGAAAAGGAGGCATTGTCCATGGCTACTGAGAAG carries:
- the LOC139338802 gene encoding cerebellin-4-like, producing the protein MQSKNLNQALAAKTVLRVGEVQQLDPHTQLSNNIEVANIIPTSDCAGNATVTQEAFCKLATTVKELEDKVTNIEKELEDLKKEAKDKQVAFGASTGLSGNYGPFNSEVTMIYKNVFHNTGSYNSRTGVFTAPVKGVYYFSFTGHNLSTKPMGLRLMKNGRQVVSLYNHASGNRYETATNSMILKLNWGERVQVKLWKGTWIFDNEYKHSTFTGHLLFPL